CTTCGGCGGCATAGCATTCCCCTTCATGCGCCACAACCTTAAGGACGGTAAGAAGACGGAGTTCATAGCAGCCGAGCCCGACAGCTGTCCTAAGCTGACACGAGGCAAGTTCCAGTATGACTTCGGCGACGAGGCTGGCTACACCCCTCTGCTGCCAATGTACACGCTGGGGCACAACTTCAAGCCTTCAAACATCCACGCTGGCGGTCTGCGCTACCACGGTGCAGGCATGATAGTGTCGCAGCTCATAAAAGACGGATACATGCATGGTGTGGACATCCCACAGCTTGAGACCTTCGAGGCTGGTATGCTCTTCGCTCGCACAGAGGGCATCATTCCTGCTCCAGAGAGCTGTCACGCCATTGCTGCCACCATTCGCGAGGCAAAGAAGTGCAAGGAGACTGGCGAAGAGAAGGTGATACTGTTCAACCTCTCTGGTCACGGGCTCATAGACATGCCTTCATACGAGTCGTTCATCAAGGGCGACCTGCAGAACTACTCGCTCACCGACGACGTCATAGAGAAGAACGTGGCTGATCTGGAACAGATTATAAAATAAGAAGAAAAGATTTGTTACGACTCAACAGCCCGAATTACTGGTCAGGGTTCTCCACATAGCCCTGATATTCAGGAACAAGGGCAGACATCACTGAGTCGTAAGCCTGATTGAGGGTGGCGGAAATATTTTCGTCACCCTTTCCTATTGGATAGATGGGCTGATGAATGGTAAGCGTCAGCGGATGCCACTCCACGAAACGGAAGTCACGCATGCGAGGCATGACATTGAAAGAGCCGTTGATAGTCAGAGGAACGACTGGCAGCTGAAGCTCATCGGCAAGGGCGAAGGCACCACGACGGAAGAGTCCCATGTGGCCTGTAAACGTGCGCGCGCCCTCTGGGAACACGGTGAGGCTGATGCCCTCGGTAAGTGTATCGCGAGCCTTGTCATAGGTAGCCTTGATGGCTTTCGGTCCACGCTTATCAACAAATATCTGATGAGACTTCTCGCTGGCATAGCCTATGAGAGGCAGCTTGCGCAGCTGGTGCTTCATCATCCACTTGAAGTTACGATGCAGGAAGCCATAGATAAGGAATATATCAAAAGCGCCCTGATGGTTTGCCACGAAGACATAAGACTGGTCCTTCTCCAGATTCTCACGTCCCTCGACCTTTACAGGCAACAGGAACAGCTTAATTATTATCCATGACCACCAGCGACCAGGCACATAGCCCCAATAGTGGCCATTGCCAAGGGTACAGCCAACGGTGACGAACAGCACCACAAGGATGGTTGCCAACAGGAACAGAGGGAGAACAATAAGAATCTGATATAAACGATAAAGATATTTCATGTGGAATGATGGATTATGATGGGTTAATGGTTATTTCTTACGAAGTGTTATGACTACTATCTCTGGAGCACAGCCCAGACGGAAAGGCACTACGCCGCCTACGCCCTTAGTGACATAGAGGCAGCGCTCGCCAACACGGTAAAGGCCGTCGCAGTCGCGATTAAGGATACTCAGCGGACACCAGCCGAAGATTTCAAACTGCATGCCGTGGGTGTGGCCACTAAGCGTCAGCTGAGCGTGACACTCAGGCAGAATCTTGCGACGCCAAGCCGACGGGTCGTGCTCAAGCATTACTACAAATGACTGTCTGTCCAGTCCGCGAAGGGCCTTGTTTATGTCGCCCAACTGAGGGAAGCGTCCCTCGCCGTCGTTCTCCATGCCTGAGACGGTGATGGAAAAGCTGTCGCGCGTTATAGCCTCATGGAAGTTGTCAAGCATGCGCCACTTCATGTCGTACTCCTGTTCTCGCATGCGACGTTCCTGATAGTATTTCTCATCGCCAGAACCAGCGAAATACATGGAGTAGTCATGATTGCCCATGACGGTATATACACCGTCCTTTGCCTTCAGCGTGGCAAGCAGCTCC
This region of Prevotella sp. E13-27 genomic DNA includes:
- a CDS encoding lysophospholipid acyltransferase family protein, which produces MKYLYRLYQILIVLPLFLLATILVVLFVTVGCTLGNGHYWGYVPGRWWSWIIIKLFLLPVKVEGRENLEKDQSYVFVANHQGAFDIFLIYGFLHRNFKWMMKHQLRKLPLIGYASEKSHQIFVDKRGPKAIKATYDKARDTLTEGISLTVFPEGARTFTGHMGLFRRGAFALADELQLPVVPLTINGSFNVMPRMRDFRFVEWHPLTLTIHQPIYPIGKGDENISATLNQAYDSVMSALVPEYQGYVENPDQ